Part of the Triticum urartu cultivar G1812 chromosome 2, Tu2.1, whole genome shotgun sequence genome, GGAGGGAGGCGACGACGTGCTTGAGGGAGGAGACGAGGCCGGCGCTGGATTCCGGCGGGATCGAGGGAGGAGCGGGCGGCGGCCTCTTGACACGCGGCTGCGCAGGCACCAGGCGGAGGAGACGGACGGAGCTTGGCGACGGCGAACTTGGAGATggggcggcgtcgggcgcgcAAGGCTCCTGGCATGGCGACAGCGAGGTGGGTCGAGGGCGGCGGGCGTGCGGCTCCCGGTGGAGCTCGGGCTCCCGGCGTACGGCTGGCGGTGGAGGAGAAGGACGGCATCGCTGGTGGGAGAAGAAGGTGGGGGCGCGGGCTCGCGCATGCTGGGGAGCGCCTCTCCCTAGCGATGTGTGTGGgagcgagagggagagggggtCGAGCGGTTCCTGGGACGTGCGTGGGGGTGTTGGTGGCGGTGGATGaggacgagagggagaggtgagTGGGATCGGGCAGGGAGAGGGAGGTTGGTTCGCTGGGCCTAGGGTTAGAGGGGTGCGGGCCAAGGAGGGGCAAAAGAGGCCGGCTGGCCTAGGTGGGCCGGAGAGGAGGCCCAGCTGGTCTGGACTGGGgcctcaactctctctctctcaaacttatttctaaaacagaaaaaaaacaaagaagagaagagaagaaaaagaaaggagGTGTTTGGGGAAGAAGTTGGACATGCGGATAAATTTtctggactcacaaaaatgtgagGAACTTAAATAAAATGGCAAGAGGGTTTTTGGAGAACAATAGATTTGCACATGTTGAATTTAATTCAACATGTTTGAATTTTGAAACCCATTCCAAAGGACTCTAAATGGGCTGAGATTTTTTAGAGGAGTCTCGATAAAAGAGATGACATATATTGGCAGGGtttgaaggtcaaactcgaaGAGGAATAGACATGAAAAATATTTTGCACgtgtgttatgggtgattccgaaaatgaaatatttaatatagctccctaatatcgggaggatatgttataaagagaactcactatgtgaattccctcggtttaaatggaccaaagatccatacggtttatttatttgagttgcaaaaattaatgatatgatggcatgatgatatgatgcaatgcaaaaataaaaggagcaagcaaaaatgaaacacacggagaaacccggaaaccctggaaggcaactgaagctccggtcttggggcgtcacacatTTTGAGTGTCTTTATTAAAGAAAAAATCATGTTATGTGAGGCCATTTAGAATACCGACGCTTACACCGGACGCTAGCATTAATTCGTAGACCCCCTAAAAAAGGATTAATTCCTAGGCCGTTAGTTATGGTTCGAGTTTGAATCGAGTAAATTGGCTAGCATCGATTCTAAAACGAGAAGGTAAGGGGCCCGCTTTCCCCTGACTATTTGTTATCTGCGTGTAAGGGTTCTCGACGTTGATCCACAACATGGAAAGGAGTGGGAACTTGAGTGGAGTACGTGTGTTCCCTGGTGCATTGCTAatgttccatttgtttttatGATGTTGAAGAGTAAGCGTTCAAGGATATTTTTGTGCTATATGAAAAATGCTCTGGCTAAAGTAATTATAACCACAAGTGGCAAACCGAGGGCTCTAAACGCCCATGGACGCGTCCAGACACATCCATGAACAGTGACCGGACAATACATAAAATTTGTCCTTCACAATTGGATCATCAAACCGAAACCTCAAATCCATATTATTCTCATGCAACGTACCTATGTAACTAAACACATGTCATCGGACTACCAAAAATACGCAGCCTACCCTGTCAGGCTGCCCAAATTTCTTTTTTGGGAAAATATGCTACAAGGGCAGCCGTTGGTGGGTGTTTTTTTGGTTCAAAACCGTATAAAACGGCTAGGCCCTAAAATAGGGCTGCCATTGAAGATACTCTAACAAGACGTCATCTGTAAGAGTTGTACATTAGATGTAAGTTTATTTTGTACTGATAAGTTTCAAACACTTTTGAGGAACAAACTGTTGTTTATCAGTTTCATGGCTATGCAATTGGGAGCGATGCTCCTACATTTGAAGAAAAAAATTGTCTGGTACTACCGCAAACAGTAAACATAGCCAAGCTACACTCATCGGCAAGCTCCAGGATTATAAGAAAAAATTTCTCGGACATGCATCGCTCATGCACAGATATACAGTACAAAACATGCTACATCACGAGAAAAACCAGCCTCTTCTCGTTGCGCCGCTGCATCAAAACCCCTCCCCCCAGAAGATGTCCTGTGACCCGAACTGCAAGTCTTGCTGTAAACACACACGAGACAAGGAGATGAGTCATGAGAATTGAGAAATATGCACCAGAAAATGCGGTGGTACTCGGTGCACTTACAGGGAAGATATTCGGAGGCATTCCGAGGTCGGGGAACCCCTGAAGTGCCTCCGCGTCAAGAGGCAGGGCCTGCCCCTCAGGGTCAGGGTAGGCGGCGTCCAGGGTTCCGCCGTGTGGCAAGCGTTGATCCAGGCCAGACAGTGGCGCATTCTCCAGGGCATTCGAATGCGATGAGGTTCCAGCAAACCAAGAGGCCATATGGGAGAAACCCGGAGGCATTCTGGGGTCGGGCAACCCCTGAAGAGCGTCCAGGCCAAGAGGAAAAGGTTGCATCTCAGGGTACACGGAGTCCGGGGTTGCACCGCGTGACAGGCGTTCATCCGGGCCAGATAGCGCTGCGTGCTCTTCCTGCCACAATCGCAGCGGTAACATGAATGACAGTGAAATGAAGGAGTTATAAGTTGTAACAGTTTACAAGGTCACCCGCAAAAAAACATTTTACAAGGTGACAGCACAATACTTGAGGGGGTTATCTTAGTAGCAGAAAAAGTAAAATGCATGTCCTATTTAAGACATGATTTGGGTTCATGGAAAGACTGGCACACAAGCTCAAAGGTTTATTGTAGTAATCAGGTAATGAAGGAGTTTGAAGGCTTGATAATATGCGGTACTACTCTAAGTTGTTAAGCATTGATCTTTGTATGGAACTAAAAGCTTCTGATATTTTTGTGAGACTGTTGGATGCACTCTTAACATGCAGAGAAATTTTTCATGTATAGTAGGAGTATATTGTTATTTTTGTACAGTATATTTTTTTTCAAAAGGAGGATAACCCCCCGGCCTCTACATCGAGTTTGTACAGTATATAGCATCTGTACTACATGAACCTACGGTTGAGAATAAACTGTTCAAACGGTGGGATCCTAGTATTGCAAGGCATTGTTTCAGGGGCTCCCAATAATTCATCCACAGATCAATATTATTGATCCTTACTCTATAATTCTACAAGCCAAAGTATTTTATAACATGGTCCATAAAGTTAGACAAAAGCTTTCACAAAGTTGATGACAGTTTCATTGGTCAATGAAGATTTACCTGATTCTGCTCGGTTCTGGATGGGCTACTGTTTAGGGGACGAGGAAGCGGAGGGTATGTCATTGGGGTTGTAGTATCGACTTCCCCAGCAAATGGATCAGATTCTTCATTAACAGGGCACATTACAGGCTGCTCAACTTTCTTTGACTGATAAAAGACTTTGGAAACAACAGGCTCCCCGTGCTTTTCATCTTGATCTACCCCAAGGTGATACTGATGCAtcgtccaattagtttttgtacGCGAGGTGATACCGTCTTTCCTAGAACGCATCATAAGAACCAATATTTTCTTCCACCCTTTTATGACACCGTTTTTATCTGAGATTTCTTTGGATTTTCCAGTTTTCTGCCATCTGAAATGCACATCACGAACAACATGGTCACTGTTGCTAATCTTGCGACGCTTGCGCTGGCCAACATCGTATGCATTTGATATTTTATGGAAGAAATGACTCTTTCTCCCATCCATCTTGGTACCTACAGGGGTATATGAGTTAACTAACCAAGAATTACTCTGAATAGTCTGAGCTAGCTATTTAATTTAGAAGGCCATGATAATAACAAGTCTAAAATAAGAAACATGTACCAGGGAGATTTTCAGGATGTGTATAGCAGATTCCTTCAGCCTCCTCTATGGTTGGAATAAAATCATCTATTAGGTCATGGGACGGTGCCCTGCCAACCTTTCCTTCTAAATGTTCAAGCAGTTCGAGACCGGTTGGATCAAATTTAACACCAGCGGGGAGTCCTGGCCACTGTGATAAGAGCTGCAATACAAAGCATGAAGTGCGACCACAAGATTCCAAGAAATCATGATATTTTTAATGATTGGAAACTAGAAGAGGACCGAGAATAAAAGTAAATGCAAGAGTCATGTTAAATAGTTAATGGTACTTACATCAATGTGGTATTTGCAGTTTGGGCACTCAATCTGGCTAGGCGGGGGATGAGTTGGGTTTCTTATCACCGCAACAATTGTCGTGACCAATGAACTGATGAATCTGCGAGATAAATCTATTTTAGTAATCATCTTTTGATGCCTAACAGTTAACAAATTTAATCAACAAAACATAATAAATGTAGCAACTAAGCTAAATGGATACATATGAGATAACTTTTACACAAACAGGCATCTATCTCAGTTCTAGGTTCAATCATAGGATATTAACATAGGATATTAACTGACATAAACATATTTAAAGGGAAACGCTAATTCTCTGCCGGCTGATCGCGTGGAGAGTTCCGCCACCCGCGCAACTGTTGGATCGCCTTGATCCATGCGCTGTCACGCACGCTCGCACACAGCCCGTTATTTCCCTTGCCTACCACGTATCACTTTACTTCATCTTACAACAACCGCGGCATTGCAAACCATAGCGGCGAACGACGACTGCAACTTAGACAAGCTTTTGCCACATCAGCTATGTTGCAAAAATACTGCAACAAAACCTCTGTTGTAAAAAAAATCTACGACAAGAACTCTGTTACAAAAAAGTCCCACGACACAACCTATGTTGCAAGAAATATATCTGCAACATAACCTTTGTTGTAAATGTTTCTGCAACAAGACCTTTGTTGCGAAGTAGGGGGAGACTTTGAGCCACTGGATTGTGCCACATCCAACGACTCGTGAGGCGGCAGATCCTTTTAAAAGATCCGCGGGCCAACGCGTAGCTGCCCCCATCTTTAAAGCCAACGAATCAAGGATATTCATGTTCACTAACTCGAAGAAAAATCATAGGAATGAAGATATAATTAATTATGTACAAATTATGATAAATTTGATAGATTAACACTTGTTTGCAAATCTTTTTCCTTGCATTGCTATTTTCAACGTATTTAGCCAGAGACAAAAATATAAATTCAATTGCATTGTTATGTTTCAGAAGAAACAGGAGAGTACGTAACGCAGAGCAAGCCCATTGATCTGCACAGCCAATGATTTAAACAACAAGCAACATATCGAATGATGATCAGGTTGGCAGAGTGTCACCGACAGTTTGCAGCGAGCAGCAGTGGAATCTATGGCGCTCCCATTAAACCTGCAGCAAACAGAAACCTGAATAAGTTAAATCCTGAATCAGCAAACATTAAACAGCGAGGCTAAGCAGAAGAGTTGTGAATAAGTTTTCGCTGGCAGATAGAGATGGAGGGCCCAACAGCGAACATGTTCGAGATGGCAAGTCAATGATCCAACAGCACAAATCTGCAATTTCTCTACCCCCGTCATCTTACTCCTTGGCCGCTACCACTACCAGGGCCGAGAGCTTGTAACAACAGAAGCATCTTCGCTGTGACCAGAGCAGTCTCCACTAAACAGAACAGAGCAAAACGGAACAGAACCCTTGTCTGcttcctcctccaccaccacctcaAG contains:
- the LOC125533639 gene encoding SUPPRESSOR OF GAMMA RESPONSE 1-like, producing the protein MASAAFNGSAIDSTAARCKLFISSLVTTIVAVIRNPTHPPPSQIECPNCKYHIDLLSQWPGLPAGVKFDPTGLELLEHLEGKVGRAPSHDLIDDFIPTIEEAEGICYTHPENLPGTKMDGRKSHFFHKISNAYDVGQRKRRKISNSDHVVRDVHFRWQKTGKSKEISDKNGVIKGWKKILVLMMRSRKDGITSRTKTNWTMHQYHLGVDQDEKHGEPVVSKVFYQSKKVEQPVMCPVNEESDPFAGEVDTTTPMTYPPLPRPLNSSPSRTEQNQEEHAALSGPDERLSRGATPDSVYPEMQPFPLGLDALQGLPDPRMPPGFSHMASWFAGTSSHSNALENAPLSGLDQRLPHGGTLDAAYPDPEGQALPLDAEALQGFPDLGMPPNIFPQDLQFGSQDIFWGEGF